The following are from one region of the Arthrobacter sp. TMP15 genome:
- a CDS encoding ATP-binding cassette domain-containing protein, whose product MDAAPPLIHVQDFHMQFGQKKVIEGLSFDVARGETFGFLGSNGSGKTTTIRALLGIYRPTSGTLEINGKVFSDDYGARLGYLPEERGLYKKESVLDVMSYFGRLKGLSKQQAQNFSRQYLDRVDLGDKADVRVDKLSGGEQQKIQLGVTIMNEPELLILDEPTKGFDPVNRRLLMDIIEERKEAGATVMMVTHQMEEVERLCDRIILLKDGKAEAYGTIDEVQNDFGGRTIKLKYSGSIPESPHYEITLHERNYAELSLPDEVDEALVCKELVLAGVVVRGFVAAKRSLEDIFIQVYGEAAAQASPGTLKDLVN is encoded by the coding sequence ATGGATGCAGCACCGCCACTAATTCATGTGCAGGACTTCCACATGCAATTTGGCCAAAAGAAAGTCATTGAGGGCCTGTCCTTTGACGTTGCGCGGGGGGAGACTTTTGGTTTTCTTGGCAGCAACGGCAGTGGAAAGACGACGACGATAAGGGCTTTGCTAGGTATCTACCGGCCCACATCGGGAACCCTTGAGATCAACGGCAAAGTGTTCAGCGACGATTACGGGGCCCGGCTTGGCTACCTTCCGGAGGAGCGCGGGCTGTACAAAAAAGAGTCCGTGCTGGATGTGATGAGTTATTTTGGTCGGCTTAAGGGCCTCTCAAAACAGCAGGCACAAAACTTTTCCCGGCAGTACTTGGACAGGGTGGATCTTGGGGACAAAGCTGATGTGCGCGTGGACAAACTCTCCGGTGGCGAGCAGCAGAAAATCCAACTGGGTGTGACCATCATGAACGAACCTGAGTTGTTGATACTCGATGAACCCACCAAAGGCTTTGACCCGGTGAACCGGCGGCTGCTGATGGACATCATTGAGGAACGCAAGGAGGCCGGGGCCACTGTCATGATGGTCACTCACCAAATGGAAGAAGTTGAACGGTTGTGCGATCGTATAATTCTCCTAAAGGACGGCAAAGCTGAGGCCTACGGCACCATCGATGAGGTACAAAACGACTTTGGTGGACGAACCATCAAACTCAAATATTCCGGTTCAATCCCAGAGTCCCCGCACTATGAAATCACTCTTCACGAGAGAAATTATGCGGAATTGTCATTACCCGATGAGGTGGATGAGGCGCTGGTGTGCAAAGAACTGGTTCTTGCAGGGGTGGTTGTGCGTGGTTTTGTTGCCGCAAAGCGCAGTTTGGAAGACATCTTCATCCAGGTGTATGGGGAAGCCGCAGCCCAGGCTTCCCCCGGTACGCTCAAGGACTTGGTGAACTGA
- a CDS encoding demethylmenaquinone methyltransferase, with protein sequence MNRASLEKRPEEMAAMFDDVAPKYDIVNDILSMGQTRRWRRIVVDAVGALPGQRVLDLAAGTGTSSEPFADAGVAVVACDFSVGMLKVGKRRRPDIDFIAGDATNLPFADDSFDASTISFGLRNVVDPKKALREMLRVTKPGGKVVVAEFSHPTLSLFRTVYTEYLMRALPSIAKKAASNPDAYVYLAESIRTWPNQDKLSAWLSEAGWESVAYRNLSGGIVAVHRAVKPLQSSVPAFTPATNPAN encoded by the coding sequence GTGAACCGTGCATCTTTGGAGAAGCGTCCGGAAGAAATGGCCGCCATGTTTGACGACGTGGCGCCTAAATACGACATCGTCAATGATATTTTGTCCATGGGACAGACCCGGCGGTGGCGTCGCATTGTGGTGGATGCTGTGGGCGCGCTACCCGGTCAGCGGGTGTTAGACCTAGCTGCTGGCACGGGAACTTCAAGTGAGCCTTTTGCTGACGCCGGGGTAGCCGTAGTGGCCTGCGACTTTTCGGTAGGCATGCTCAAAGTTGGTAAGCGTCGCCGCCCAGATATTGACTTTATTGCCGGGGATGCCACCAATCTGCCCTTCGCCGATGACTCTTTTGACGCCTCAACTATCTCGTTTGGGCTGCGCAACGTTGTGGATCCCAAGAAGGCGCTTCGGGAAATGCTGCGCGTGACAAAACCCGGAGGCAAAGTGGTTGTGGCAGAGTTCTCCCACCCCACACTTTCTCTGTTCCGCACTGTTTATACCGAGTATTTGATGCGAGCCCTGCCATCTATCGCCAAAAAGGCTGCCTCTAATCCGGACGCCTATGTTTACCTGGCCGAGTCCATCCGGACCTGGCCCAATCAAGACAAGCTCTCGGCTTGGCTCAGTGAGGCCGGTTGGGAATCGGTTGCCTACCGGAATCTCAGTGGCGGTATTGTGGCCGTGCATCGCGCCGTGAAGCCTCTGCAGAGCTCCGTGCCTGCATTCACCCCTGCCACCAACCCTGCCAACTAA
- a CDS encoding polyprenyl synthetase family protein gives MTTSANHSWAPAGQGRPESHDPNPSTMAIATEMQLPSGFSAVAGDPELGPSISMSLARVEKRLREAIAHSDPLADATSRHLVEAGGKRIRPLLVLLAAHLGDPNRAQVVQAAVVVELTHLATLYHDDVMDSAPFRRGAPTAHEIWGNTVAILTGDLLFARASILVSELGGKALGIQARTFERLCLGQLHETVGPSEDEDPIEHYLSVIADKTGSLVAASGQLGAIFAGVDEGIEEILLEYGEKVGVAFQLADDVIDVTGLKQVSGKSPGTDLREGVPTLPVLLLRKAAAAGDVAAVSVLELVDGDLSRDEALAAAVTALREHPVTAQSWAVAREWSAAAIAALAPLPESSVKTALATFAEAVVDRDV, from the coding sequence GTGACTACTTCCGCGAACCACAGCTGGGCCCCTGCCGGTCAAGGGCGCCCTGAATCGCACGATCCAAATCCCAGCACCATGGCTATCGCCACGGAGATGCAACTGCCGTCAGGTTTTTCAGCCGTAGCGGGCGATCCAGAACTGGGTCCCTCCATTTCCATGAGCCTGGCCAGAGTGGAAAAGAGGCTGCGGGAAGCGATTGCGCATTCTGACCCGCTTGCTGACGCCACCAGCCGCCACCTAGTTGAGGCCGGCGGCAAACGGATTCGTCCGTTGCTGGTGCTCCTGGCTGCCCATCTTGGCGACCCCAACCGCGCACAGGTGGTGCAGGCCGCCGTCGTGGTTGAACTGACGCACCTTGCCACTTTGTACCACGATGATGTCATGGATTCCGCGCCCTTTAGGCGCGGAGCCCCCACGGCTCACGAGATATGGGGCAATACAGTGGCAATCCTAACCGGGGATCTGCTGTTTGCCCGCGCTTCAATCCTGGTCTCCGAACTTGGTGGAAAAGCACTGGGCATCCAGGCCCGCACTTTTGAACGGCTCTGCCTGGGTCAACTCCATGAAACTGTGGGACCGAGTGAAGACGAAGATCCCATTGAGCACTATCTCTCCGTCATTGCCGATAAGACCGGCTCACTTGTGGCGGCCTCGGGTCAGCTTGGCGCTATCTTTGCGGGGGTTGATGAGGGCATCGAGGAGATTCTGCTTGAGTACGGTGAAAAGGTGGGTGTGGCTTTCCAGCTCGCCGACGACGTTATTGATGTCACAGGGCTAAAGCAGGTTTCAGGGAAGTCCCCCGGGACGGATCTGCGCGAAGGCGTACCAACGCTTCCCGTTCTGTTACTGCGTAAAGCTGCGGCCGCCGGTGACGTAGCTGCTGTGTCCGTGCTGGAGCTAGTGGACGGAGATCTGAGCCGTGATGAGGCTTTGGCCGCTGCCGTGACGGCTCTGCGCGAGCACCCTGTGACAGCGCAATCGTGGGCGGTGGCCCGTGAGTGGTCCGCGGCTGCTATTGCCGCACTTGCGCCACTACCAGAAAGCAGCGTCAAAACAGCACTAGCAACATTTGCCGAAGCCGTGGTGGATCGCGACGTTTAG
- a CDS encoding FAD-dependent oxidoreductase, producing the protein MGAIDEKQPHKIPHILILGGGYVGLYTAWGLRRSLPRSAARITVVEPNPYMTYQPLLPEVAGGELDARSVAVDLSRALKGMNLFRGRLISMDVSERTAHVESITGATSTMDFDHVVLAMGAVSRTFPTPGLKEQGIGFKTLAEAVHVRNKVLGNIAAADAATDPAQRAKALTFVFVGGGYTGVEALCELSDLAKLAVDEHPTLDRSELRFVLVEALDRVAPEVGPTLSKFTLAQLRERGVGVRLKTTMKSCTDGQVVLSDGSTFEANTIVWTAGVKPNPVLDNTDVPRGPKGHVSANSKLQVIDKDGIPVPGIWAAGDNAQVPDLNAAKQPAFYAPNAQNAMRQAKVLAQNIVADLDGEPLIEFRHKSLGTLASYGVGRGAAVVLGIELKNRPAWLVDRLYHGLAVPTFNRKWHVFAAWFAGAFAKRDLTALPEVEHPRMAFLETFTRQD; encoded by the coding sequence ATGGGTGCCATAGACGAAAAACAACCGCATAAGATCCCACATATTTTGATTCTTGGCGGAGGCTATGTGGGCCTCTACACTGCGTGGGGTCTGCGCCGATCCCTCCCCCGCTCCGCGGCGCGGATCACTGTGGTGGAACCTAATCCATACATGACCTACCAGCCTCTCCTGCCGGAAGTAGCAGGTGGTGAGCTTGACGCCCGCAGTGTTGCAGTAGATTTGTCCCGCGCTTTGAAAGGTATGAACCTGTTCCGCGGGAGGCTGATTTCAATGGATGTCAGCGAACGCACCGCGCACGTGGAATCAATCACAGGAGCCACCTCCACAATGGATTTTGACCACGTGGTGTTAGCCATGGGTGCCGTCAGCAGAACCTTCCCCACGCCGGGGCTAAAGGAGCAGGGAATCGGTTTCAAAACATTGGCTGAGGCAGTCCATGTCCGCAACAAGGTACTGGGCAATATTGCCGCGGCGGACGCAGCAACTGACCCGGCCCAGCGAGCCAAGGCATTGACGTTCGTGTTCGTTGGCGGCGGGTACACCGGTGTGGAAGCCCTCTGCGAGCTCAGTGATCTGGCCAAACTTGCTGTGGACGAACACCCCACGCTTGACCGTAGCGAGCTGCGCTTCGTCCTAGTCGAGGCCTTGGACCGAGTAGCTCCGGAAGTAGGGCCCACACTCTCAAAGTTCACCCTGGCCCAATTACGTGAACGTGGTGTCGGTGTTCGGCTGAAGACCACCATGAAGTCATGTACTGATGGACAGGTGGTGCTCAGTGATGGAAGTACCTTTGAGGCAAACACCATTGTTTGGACAGCCGGAGTCAAACCCAACCCCGTGTTGGATAACACTGATGTGCCACGAGGACCGAAGGGGCATGTCAGCGCCAATTCCAAGTTACAGGTCATCGACAAAGACGGCATCCCGGTGCCAGGCATCTGGGCGGCCGGTGACAATGCGCAAGTCCCTGACCTCAATGCGGCCAAACAGCCTGCCTTCTATGCTCCGAACGCTCAAAACGCCATGCGCCAGGCAAAAGTGTTGGCGCAAAATATTGTTGCTGATCTTGACGGAGAACCGTTGATCGAGTTTAGGCATAAATCTTTGGGCACCTTGGCGAGTTACGGGGTGGGGCGTGGCGCCGCCGTCGTGCTGGGTATTGAACTAAAAAACAGGCCAGCCTGGCTCGTCGACAGGCTTTACCACGGGCTTGCAGTACCCACATTTAACCGAAAATGGCACGTGTTTGCGGCTTGGTTCGCTGGCGCATTCGCTAAACGTGACCTGACAGCACTGCCGGAGGTTGAGCACCCGCGGATGGCCTTTTTAGAAACGTTTACAAGGCAGGACTAG
- a CDS encoding isochorismate synthase, which yields MTASLGTTSLRTLTLALDPATLAELGVSGPAHLLGAASTDDPMCWLRRGQGLLGFGEITTFSARGPERFADAESWWRELLGEARIEDSVRMPGTGPMAFGSFAFSKKSTFNSVLIVPALVVGFADGAAWLTQLSIDGTVPTAESALDLFRETAAGALSPSISSPLSSAASEECSMPSEVSAGTVRSGALTEEQWMQSVSAGVQAIAGGGLEKVVLARDVVATFPEPLQRVSILQRLVDLYDECWTYGVRGLVGATPEILIKVEGSMAQARVLAGTLDREDEPAGSSGFADAVLGGSAKQRQEHDFAVRSLTRQLAPFATDLSFPPEPFILELPNVWHLASDVTAELASSNGHLPSSLALVAALHPTAAVCGTPREDAGELILELEKMDRGPYAGPVGWLDGAGNGEWGIALRGAVLEDAHNVRLYAGAGIVQASDPAAELAETWAKLRPMLQALGLPNHP from the coding sequence ATGACTGCTTCCTTGGGCACTACTTCGCTGCGCACTCTGACTCTGGCCCTGGATCCAGCCACGCTGGCTGAGCTAGGTGTGAGTGGTCCCGCGCACCTTTTAGGCGCCGCCTCCACCGACGACCCCATGTGCTGGCTTCGCCGCGGCCAAGGACTGCTGGGCTTTGGCGAGATCACTACGTTTAGCGCTCGTGGCCCCGAACGGTTTGCTGACGCAGAGTCATGGTGGCGGGAGTTGCTAGGCGAGGCCCGGATTGAAGATTCTGTGCGCATGCCGGGCACCGGTCCCATGGCTTTCGGCTCCTTTGCCTTCTCCAAAAAGAGCACTTTTAACTCGGTGCTGATTGTTCCGGCCCTCGTGGTTGGTTTCGCCGATGGGGCCGCGTGGCTCACCCAGCTAAGCATTGATGGCACGGTTCCCACCGCGGAGTCGGCTTTGGATCTTTTCCGCGAAACAGCTGCGGGGGCCCTCTCACCGAGCATTTCCAGCCCCCTTTCAAGCGCCGCTTCCGAGGAGTGTTCCATGCCGTCTGAAGTCTCCGCGGGCACCGTGCGTTCCGGAGCGCTCACCGAGGAACAATGGATGCAATCAGTAAGTGCCGGTGTGCAGGCGATTGCCGGCGGTGGGCTTGAAAAGGTCGTTTTGGCCCGAGATGTTGTTGCAACGTTCCCTGAACCCCTGCAGAGAGTTTCAATTCTGCAACGATTGGTGGATCTTTACGATGAATGTTGGACCTATGGTGTCCGCGGTCTAGTAGGCGCCACACCCGAAATTTTGATCAAGGTGGAGGGCTCAATGGCCCAGGCCCGAGTATTGGCTGGAACCCTGGATCGTGAGGATGAACCCGCCGGTTCCTCCGGTTTTGCGGATGCTGTCTTAGGCGGCTCTGCCAAGCAGCGCCAGGAACATGACTTCGCTGTTCGATCCCTCACCAGACAGTTGGCGCCTTTCGCAACTGACCTTTCTTTCCCACCAGAACCGTTCATCCTGGAGCTCCCCAATGTGTGGCATCTGGCCTCAGATGTCACCGCCGAACTCGCTAGCTCAAATGGTCATCTGCCCAGTTCGTTGGCGCTAGTAGCGGCCCTCCACCCCACAGCAGCGGTATGCGGGACGCCTCGTGAGGATGCTGGAGAGCTCATCCTAGAGCTGGAAAAGATGGACCGTGGACCCTATGCCGGTCCCGTGGGATGGCTTGACGGTGCCGGTAATGGCGAGTGGGGAATCGCCCTGCGCGGGGCAGTACTGGAGGATGCCCACAACGTGCGGCTCTACGCCGGCGCGGGCATTGTTCAGGCGTCCGACCCGGCTGCCGAACTGGCAGAGACATGGGCAAAATTGAGGCCCATGCTGCAGGCCCTGGGTCTGCCAAACCACCCTTAG
- a CDS encoding geranylgeranyl reductase family protein: MKVLVVGAGPAGSTAAYHLATAGIEVTVLEKTRFPREKVCGDGLTPRAVREMQLMGLPHDPAEGWRRNKGLRLIAGGRSIEVPWPELSNFPNYGLIRTRLGFDESLAAHARAAGAVIHEGHSVMTALKDDSGTVVGARASVLDETGRKTGQTRDFFADVVLAADGNSTRTAVSLGHEKRDDRPMGVAYRTYFTSPRHDDDWMEGWLELKSPEGKTLPGYGWVFGVGDGTSNVGLGILNSSKEFGKLDYRQVLRDWTAGMPPEWGFTAENQVGPIRGAALPMGFNRTPHYSDGLMLLGDSGGMVSPFNGEGISYAMESARFAAEFIVRAAGTNSALAANYALSGYSGFVREQWGSHFTLGRMFASLIGKPGIMKLALRTGMPLPVLMRFVVRLMANLTDKDEHGFEDRVIHLLEKMVPATGNQDMSATAKQQSLPIVSVK, translated from the coding sequence GTGAAGGTACTTGTTGTAGGCGCCGGGCCCGCCGGATCCACCGCGGCCTACCACCTGGCTACCGCCGGGATCGAAGTCACAGTGCTGGAAAAGACACGCTTCCCGCGTGAAAAGGTTTGCGGTGATGGACTTACCCCCCGGGCCGTTCGTGAAATGCAGCTTATGGGCCTGCCGCACGACCCCGCCGAAGGCTGGCGCCGCAATAAGGGTCTGCGCTTGATTGCCGGGGGTCGCAGTATTGAAGTTCCGTGGCCCGAGCTCAGCAATTTCCCCAACTACGGCCTCATCCGCACCCGCCTTGGTTTTGATGAGTCACTCGCCGCCCATGCTCGTGCCGCAGGTGCCGTGATCCATGAGGGGCACTCGGTCATGACAGCTTTAAAAGACGACTCCGGAACTGTTGTGGGTGCCAGGGCGTCAGTTTTGGATGAGACTGGGCGGAAGACGGGCCAGACGCGGGACTTCTTTGCCGACGTGGTGCTGGCCGCGGACGGCAACTCCACCCGCACAGCTGTCTCCCTAGGGCATGAAAAACGTGATGACCGGCCCATGGGCGTGGCCTACCGCACTTACTTCACCTCTCCTCGTCACGACGATGACTGGATGGAGGGGTGGCTGGAGCTGAAATCACCAGAGGGAAAAACACTCCCCGGCTACGGTTGGGTCTTTGGGGTGGGCGACGGCACTTCCAACGTGGGCTTAGGTATTTTGAACTCCTCCAAAGAATTTGGAAAATTGGACTACCGTCAAGTGCTGCGCGACTGGACCGCTGGTATGCCCCCCGAATGGGGGTTCACTGCTGAAAACCAAGTGGGTCCCATCCGTGGAGCGGCGCTACCCATGGGTTTCAACAGGACACCGCATTACTCTGACGGTCTCATGCTGCTGGGAGATTCCGGCGGCATGGTTAGCCCGTTCAACGGTGAAGGTATCTCCTACGCCATGGAATCGGCCCGATTCGCGGCCGAATTCATTGTCCGGGCAGCTGGAACAAACTCGGCGCTGGCCGCTAATTATGCGCTCTCGGGCTACAGCGGCTTTGTTCGTGAGCAGTGGGGAAGCCACTTCACCTTGGGCCGGATGTTCGCATCCCTCATTGGCAAACCCGGCATCATGAAGTTGGCGTTGCGCACAGGAATGCCCTTGCCGGTGCTGATGCGCTTTGTGGTGCGCCTGATGGCCAACCTCACCGACAAGGACGAACATGGTTTTGAGGATAGAGTGATTCATTTACTGGAGAAAATGGTTCCCGCTACCGGAAACCAGGACATGTCCGCCACCGCCAAGCAACAATCCCTTCCAATAGTTAGTGTTAAGTAG
- a CDS encoding trimeric intracellular cation channel family protein: protein MPMTFDLPLVLDLLGVFFFAVSGSLLAARKGFDLVGSVLLGSMVGLGGGVVRDIVLNQGPPAAFVNQIYLVPPVLAATLVYFTVQNVQRSGRLLYMFDAGGLALFCVTGSLKALESGMNPVASILLGVTTAVGGGILRDITANDVPKIFDPKDLYAIPAFAGAALTTALWHLDWLNLATGTVAAVVVFMLRLLSLRYGWHAPLAARSWAARRPTRG from the coding sequence ATGCCCATGACCTTTGACCTTCCGTTAGTGCTCGATCTTTTGGGCGTCTTTTTCTTTGCCGTCTCTGGCAGTCTGCTGGCGGCCCGCAAGGGATTTGATCTGGTGGGTTCGGTTCTGCTGGGCTCCATGGTGGGTTTGGGCGGTGGCGTGGTCAGGGACATCGTCCTGAACCAGGGCCCGCCCGCCGCCTTTGTGAACCAGATTTATTTGGTCCCACCCGTCCTTGCTGCCACCTTGGTTTATTTCACTGTGCAAAATGTCCAGCGCAGCGGAAGGCTGCTTTACATGTTCGACGCCGGCGGGCTGGCTTTGTTTTGCGTCACCGGTTCGCTGAAGGCGCTTGAAAGCGGAATGAACCCTGTGGCCTCCATTTTGTTGGGTGTCACCACCGCGGTGGGTGGCGGGATCCTCCGCGACATCACAGCCAACGACGTACCTAAAATCTTTGACCCAAAGGATCTTTACGCCATCCCAGCATTTGCGGGGGCAGCCCTGACCACAGCGTTGTGGCATTTAGACTGGCTGAACCTGGCCACAGGAACCGTGGCCGCCGTGGTGGTGTTCATGCTGCGTCTGCTCAGTCTGCGCTACGGCTGGCATGCTCCGCTCGCTGCCCGGAGCTGGGCTGCGAGACGTCCCACTCGCGGCTAG
- a CDS encoding ABC transporter permease translates to MARHNLRTVVEFEFFRTVKKRRFWIATLAIPVLLGIVFALVFASSSSTQSRTEAQKNETLNFSYSDASALIDPALATDMGGSLEKQPSTAVDRVKEGKLNAYFSFPANLSQDPLLVFGADQGIFKNGTYEAVAKQLLILSAQKHVGSPELTQALQGKFSTESQTFKDGEISGGLETVVPPMLFLVLFYVVIILLANQMLASTLEEKENRVTEMILTTLNPTTLVVGKMISLFLLGALQALVFTAPVVLGYVFFREQLAMPEFDLSNLQPQFVPMLVGALLFVGGFILFTGVLVGIGAVMPTAKDAGTIFTPVMILMFIPFYIVTMIVSDPGSVIVQIFTFFPFTAPITAMLRNAFGSLDGVSTVIVIAELFIFGALALRIAVHLFRYGSIEYSRKLSLRTAFAKKR, encoded by the coding sequence ATGGCCCGGCACAACTTGCGTACAGTGGTGGAATTTGAGTTCTTTAGAACCGTGAAAAAGCGCCGCTTCTGGATAGCAACCTTGGCCATCCCCGTGTTGTTGGGGATCGTTTTTGCCTTGGTTTTCGCTAGCAGTTCCTCCACGCAATCCCGCACCGAGGCGCAAAAGAACGAGACCCTTAATTTCAGCTACTCCGACGCTTCTGCTTTGATCGACCCGGCGTTGGCGACAGACATGGGTGGTTCCTTGGAAAAACAGCCAAGCACCGCCGTCGACCGTGTCAAAGAAGGGAAACTCAACGCCTACTTCAGCTTTCCGGCGAACTTGTCCCAGGACCCGCTGCTGGTCTTTGGTGCAGATCAAGGAATCTTCAAAAACGGTACGTATGAGGCTGTGGCCAAGCAACTTCTCATACTCTCAGCCCAAAAACATGTGGGTTCACCAGAGCTGACACAGGCACTCCAGGGGAAATTCAGTACCGAATCACAAACGTTTAAGGATGGCGAAATCTCCGGCGGGCTGGAGACAGTTGTGCCGCCAATGCTGTTTTTGGTGCTGTTTTACGTGGTGATCATCCTGCTCGCAAACCAGATGCTGGCCTCCACACTGGAGGAGAAGGAAAATCGTGTCACCGAAATGATCCTGACAACGCTCAACCCCACAACACTTGTGGTTGGCAAAATGATTTCGCTGTTCCTACTGGGCGCCCTTCAAGCGTTGGTGTTTACCGCGCCTGTGGTGCTTGGTTACGTGTTCTTCCGCGAACAGCTTGCTATGCCTGAATTTGATCTCTCGAATTTGCAACCGCAGTTCGTGCCCATGCTGGTTGGAGCGCTATTGTTCGTGGGCGGCTTCATTTTGTTCACAGGCGTGCTGGTGGGCATTGGCGCCGTCATGCCAACGGCCAAAGACGCCGGTACCATTTTTACGCCCGTGATGATCCTCATGTTCATCCCATTTTACATTGTGACAATGATTGTCAGCGATCCTGGCTCAGTCATTGTCCAAATCTTCACATTCTTCCCCTTTACGGCTCCTATCACGGCCATGTTGCGCAACGCCTTCGGCTCTCTGGATGGCGTTTCAACTGTCATAGTCATTGCAGAACTGTTTATTTTTGGTGCGCTGGCTTTGCGCATTGCTGTGCACCTTTTCCGCTACGGATCCATTGAATATTCCCGGAAACTCTCGTTGCGCACGGCGTTCGCGAAGAAACGCTGA
- a CDS encoding ABC transporter substrate-binding protein: MQISTKLTVRLAAVAAVAALALTGCTTASQDGGTESSGGPSQVATFDPTTVAKDEALIAMLPASMKGKTTLNVGADTSYEPAEFLDKDGQTPIGYDVDIAKAIAATLGMKAEVQTADFSSIIPKIGSAYDLGISSFTINPERSKAVNFVSYFNAGVLWAVEKGNPKGISMDDLCGKKVGVQTGTVEEDPDVKDRSAKCVADGKPAIEIVSLKNQTDVTTRLVGGAIDAMSADTPIINNALAKTNGQLETLGEAYDSAEQGIAVAKDDLVFAGVIEKVMNKLIDDGNYTKILTTWNNQDGALKKAVLNPTAG, from the coding sequence ATGCAAATCTCTACAAAGCTGACTGTTCGCCTGGCCGCAGTTGCGGCCGTCGCAGCATTGGCGCTGACAGGCTGTACCACCGCATCTCAGGACGGCGGCACGGAAAGCAGCGGAGGCCCTTCGCAGGTCGCCACCTTTGACCCCACCACGGTAGCCAAGGACGAGGCCTTGATCGCCATGCTGCCCGCCTCAATGAAGGGCAAAACCACCCTCAACGTTGGCGCGGATACTTCCTATGAGCCCGCGGAGTTCTTGGATAAGGACGGCCAGACCCCTATCGGCTACGACGTGGACATCGCCAAGGCCATCGCTGCAACGCTTGGCATGAAGGCAGAGGTACAGACCGCAGATTTTTCCTCCATCATTCCCAAAATTGGTAGCGCCTACGATCTGGGTATCTCTTCTTTCACCATTAACCCTGAGCGTTCAAAAGCGGTGAACTTTGTCAGCTACTTCAACGCCGGAGTGCTGTGGGCCGTTGAAAAGGGCAACCCCAAGGGCATCAGCATGGATGACCTCTGCGGGAAGAAGGTGGGTGTTCAGACAGGAACTGTTGAAGAAGATCCTGATGTGAAGGATCGCTCCGCCAAATGTGTTGCCGATGGCAAGCCTGCCATTGAGATCGTATCGCTGAAAAATCAGACCGATGTCACCACCCGCCTGGTCGGTGGCGCCATTGACGCCATGAGCGCCGATACTCCCATCATCAATAACGCACTGGCAAAAACTAATGGCCAGTTGGAAACATTGGGCGAGGCTTACGATTCAGCTGAGCAGGGCATTGCCGTTGCCAAGGACGATCTGGTCTTTGCCGGAGTGATTGAAAAGGTCATGAACAAGTTGATTGATGATGGCAATTACACCAAGATCCTAACCACGTGGAACAACCAGGATGGCGCTTTGAAGAAAGCAGTCCTAAATCCGACGGCGGGCTAG